Proteins from one Fervidicoccaceae archaeon genomic window:
- a CDS encoding TldD/PmbA family protein gives MSALEIASKLLEAVRTSWQDAASMVIERERTLVKIWNGEAAVVQKWKTVDSYLRLGLDGRLVVLELSTSDPGKIADEAGSIWRIARRLEPSEIYSPLPQPTVQRMVGKAGDQGVKEFMEDPSPLVEEALDEVAREGGERASGTLSLELYRRGLATTAGFEGEEERTLLAFHLRAFAGEGSGHWSLGSTRLDRDGIREVGRRAGEIAIMSRKPADFSPGKFDVVLSPMVMGNLMNILALMSSALATMMGYSFLSKYKVGDAVGSQSFSLYDRPRDQELPGGALFDDEGVETVDKAIFEGGKLLTLLHNTATASRNGGKSTGNAGWVMPRAWNLDVLPGDVKEEEMAEILRNGIIIMNNWYTRLQNYVEGQFSTVSRDGALLVKDGEIVGNLGRVRLSTSLPRMLSSIEQLSRERSNILWWEVEIPTRSPFALIRGVNLTRPEV, from the coding sequence ATGAGTGCGCTTGAAATAGCGTCAAAATTGCTTGAGGCAGTTAGAACGAGCTGGCAGGATGCTGCTTCCATGGTCATTGAAAGAGAAAGAACGCTTGTGAAGATATGGAATGGGGAGGCTGCTGTAGTGCAGAAATGGAAAACTGTTGACTCGTATCTGAGGTTGGGATTGGATGGAAGATTGGTTGTGCTGGAGCTCTCAACCTCAGATCCGGGAAAGATAGCTGATGAGGCTGGAAGCATATGGAGAATAGCTAGGAGGCTGGAGCCATCAGAGATATACTCTCCCCTTCCTCAGCCCACAGTCCAGAGGATGGTGGGGAAGGCTGGGGATCAGGGTGTGAAGGAGTTCATGGAAGATCCCTCACCCCTCGTTGAAGAGGCTCTGGATGAAGTGGCTAGGGAAGGAGGGGAGAGAGCCTCTGGAACACTTAGCTTGGAGCTCTACAGGAGAGGGCTTGCTACCACTGCTGGCTTCGAGGGAGAAGAGGAGAGAACGCTTCTTGCCTTTCATCTGAGAGCGTTTGCTGGGGAGGGGAGCGGGCACTGGAGCCTTGGATCAACGAGATTGGATAGAGATGGAATTAGGGAGGTTGGAAGGAGGGCTGGTGAGATTGCTATTATGTCTCGGAAGCCGGCTGATTTCTCTCCCGGAAAGTTCGATGTTGTTCTCTCTCCCATGGTGATGGGGAACTTGATGAACATTCTGGCACTAATGTCCTCTGCGCTCGCAACAATGATGGGATACTCCTTCCTTTCAAAGTACAAGGTAGGAGATGCTGTGGGATCTCAGAGCTTCTCTCTGTACGATAGGCCAAGAGACCAGGAGCTTCCAGGCGGAGCTCTGTTCGATGATGAGGGGGTTGAAACAGTAGATAAGGCTATATTTGAGGGAGGGAAGCTCCTGACGCTGCTTCACAACACTGCTACTGCATCAAGGAACGGTGGAAAGAGCACAGGAAATGCAGGATGGGTCATGCCAAGGGCCTGGAACTTAGATGTGCTGCCCGGAGATGTGAAGGAGGAAGAAATGGCAGAGATCCTCAGAAATGGTATAATTATAATGAATAACTGGTACACGAGGCTGCAGAACTATGTTGAAGGTCAATTCTCAACGGTATCGAGAGATGGAGCGCTTCTCGTGAAAGACGGCGAGATTGTTGGAAACCTCGGAAGAGTTAGGCTCTCAACTTCTTTACCTAGGATGCTTTCAAGCATAGAGCAACTTAGCAGGGAGAGAAGCAACATTTTATGGTGGGAAGTTGAGATTCCGACGAGATCTCCATTTGCTTTAATAAGAGGTGTGAACTTAACTAGACCGGAGGTGTAG
- a CDS encoding NifB/NifX family molybdenum-iron cluster-binding protein, whose translation MRIAAPVARSGNALLLHPHFGRAPYFAFVEVVNDKISSVEVVENMYRSHERGKARGLLNVIMERHPDCVLALGMGEGAFEMLRSSGIKIYFYPSSSGAMPPLEKAVDSLIRGELKEAEEPRELDEEH comes from the coding sequence GTGAGAATAGCAGCACCAGTGGCAAGATCGGGCAATGCTCTTCTACTTCATCCTCATTTTGGAAGAGCTCCATACTTTGCATTTGTTGAAGTTGTGAACGATAAGATCTCCTCAGTAGAAGTTGTGGAGAATATGTATAGAAGCCATGAAAGAGGAAAGGCCAGAGGATTACTCAATGTAATAATGGAGAGGCACCCTGACTGCGTATTGGCTCTTGGAATGGGGGAAGGGGCGTTCGAAATGCTGAGGAGTTCCGGCATCAAGATATATTTCTATCCTAGCAGCTCCGGAGCGATGCCTCCTCTGGAAAAGGCCGTTGATTCCCTGATAAGGGGGGAGCTGAAGGAGGCTGAGGAGCCGAGAGAGCTCGATGAGGAGCACTAG
- a CDS encoding NUDIX hydrolase: MELKFSGRRIKVLAGDAESPDGSTSYREIVIHPGAVVLLPISGEKILLIKQYRHAVKEWIIELPAGTLEEGETPEEAAERELLEETGYRAKKLRRLISFYSSPGISNEILHVFLAEDLEEDSPRREKGEIIENFWATMNEALSLIEKNKIKDAKTIASILYYYQFLS, from the coding sequence TTGGAGCTTAAATTTTCTGGAAGGAGAATAAAGGTGCTGGCTGGTGATGCAGAATCCCCCGACGGCTCCACCTCATATAGAGAAATAGTGATTCATCCCGGAGCTGTAGTCCTTCTTCCAATTTCGGGAGAGAAGATACTGCTAATAAAGCAGTATAGACATGCAGTGAAAGAATGGATAATTGAGCTCCCAGCAGGAACGCTTGAGGAAGGAGAAACACCAGAAGAGGCTGCTGAGAGAGAGCTGCTGGAGGAAACGGGATACAGAGCAAAGAAGCTCAGAAGGCTCATAAGCTTCTATTCTTCCCCTGGTATATCGAATGAGATACTTCACGTGTTTCTGGCTGAAGATCTGGAGGAGGATTCACCAAGAAGGGAAAAAGGGGAGATAATAGAGAACTTCTGGGCAACAATGAATGAGGCTCTCTCCCTCATAGAAAAAAACAAGATAAAAGATGCAAAGACCATAGCATCAATTCTATATTACTATCAATTCCTCAGCTAG
- a CDS encoding thiamine pyrophosphate-dependent dehydrogenase E1 component subunit alpha, whose product MSREEIPREKLLWMYETMVRIRKSEEEASRHFAQGKIPGFVHLYAGEEAVAVGAMANLRDDDVITSTHRGHGHFIAKGGSLKEMWAELYGKRTGVCKGKGGSMHIADLRKGELGANGIVGGGIPHAVGAGLAFKLSKSDRVAVAFFGDGASNQQNFHEGLNLASIWKLPVIFICENNQYQISLHYSKQQAIRSVAERGSAYGVPGVEVDGQDVLAVYEVVREAVDRARRGEGPTLIEAKTYRYLGHFEGDPQVYRKREEVEWWKKNKDPIELFKRRLLDMGIAKEEELRDIDSRVEREVQDAVRFAEESPYPNPEELYEDVFSTPTRGVLVWKWGSEVRSHG is encoded by the coding sequence TTGTCAAGAGAGGAGATCCCGAGAGAGAAACTTCTGTGGATGTATGAGACGATGGTGAGGATAAGGAAGAGCGAGGAAGAGGCTTCCAGGCATTTCGCCCAGGGAAAGATCCCAGGATTCGTGCATCTCTATGCGGGCGAAGAGGCCGTGGCTGTAGGTGCCATGGCCAATTTGAGGGATGATGATGTCATAACGAGCACGCACAGAGGCCACGGACACTTCATTGCAAAGGGAGGGTCCCTGAAGGAAATGTGGGCAGAGCTCTACGGAAAGAGAACAGGCGTATGCAAGGGGAAAGGAGGATCAATGCATATAGCAGATCTGAGGAAAGGAGAGCTGGGGGCAAATGGAATAGTGGGAGGGGGAATTCCCCATGCTGTTGGAGCAGGTCTGGCCTTCAAGCTATCTAAGTCGGATAGAGTAGCAGTTGCATTCTTTGGGGACGGTGCTTCCAATCAGCAGAACTTCCACGAAGGGCTCAATCTGGCATCGATATGGAAGCTCCCCGTTATATTCATTTGTGAAAATAATCAATATCAGATTTCTCTTCACTATTCAAAGCAGCAAGCAATAAGGAGTGTTGCTGAGAGGGGGAGTGCCTACGGCGTTCCAGGAGTGGAAGTGGATGGGCAGGATGTCCTTGCTGTATACGAAGTAGTAAGAGAGGCTGTAGATAGAGCAAGAAGGGGAGAGGGGCCTACCCTGATTGAGGCAAAAACATATAGGTACTTGGGTCACTTTGAGGGAGATCCTCAGGTCTACAGGAAGAGGGAAGAGGTTGAATGGTGGAAAAAGAACAAGGACCCAATAGAGCTATTTAAGAGAAGGCTTCTGGACATGGGCATAGCTAAGGAGGAGGAGCTGAGAGATATAGATAGCAGAGTTGAAAGAGAAGTACAGGATGCTGTTAGGTTCGCTGAGGAGAGCCCGTATCCGAATCCTGAGGAGCTTTATGAGGATGTCTTCTCCACTCCAACGAGAGGGGTTCTTGTTTGGAAGTGGGGGTCTGAGGTGAGGTCGCATGGGTGA
- a CDS encoding alpha-ketoacid dehydrogenase subunit beta, which translates to MGERIITFAEALNEALDIMMAKDEKVIVMGEDVGVYGGVFGVTKGLIEKYGPERVRDTPIAESGFIGAGVGAAAMGYRPVVELMFIDFLGVAFDQIYNQAAKIRYMFGGRAKIPMVLRTVAGAGFSAAAQHSQSLHSIFIHVPGLKVVMPSTPYDAKGLLIASIKDDDPVIFIEHKGLYGTKGPVPKDEYEVPLGVADVKRRGKDVTVVATAAMVHKSLAVAERLSREGIDVEVIDPRTLKPIDADMILSSIRKTGRLVVVDEGYPRCSFATDIAAMAASMAFKSLRAPVKLVTPPDTPVPFSPALEEKWIPSEADIEKAIRSTMEDK; encoded by the coding sequence ATGGGTGAAAGAATCATAACGTTTGCTGAAGCGCTTAATGAAGCTCTGGACATAATGATGGCGAAGGATGAAAAGGTCATTGTGATGGGAGAGGATGTTGGAGTATATGGAGGGGTTTTTGGGGTAACTAAGGGACTCATAGAGAAGTACGGACCAGAAAGAGTTAGAGACACACCAATAGCAGAGAGCGGGTTCATAGGCGCTGGCGTTGGAGCTGCTGCTATGGGCTACAGGCCGGTGGTTGAACTCATGTTCATAGATTTCCTTGGAGTTGCCTTCGATCAGATTTACAACCAGGCAGCGAAGATTAGATACATGTTTGGAGGAAGGGCCAAGATACCGATGGTCCTCAGAACCGTGGCAGGAGCGGGGTTCAGCGCTGCTGCACAGCACAGTCAGTCGCTGCATTCTATTTTCATCCACGTCCCAGGACTGAAGGTGGTCATGCCGTCCACTCCCTATGATGCAAAGGGACTCCTAATTGCGAGTATAAAGGACGACGATCCAGTCATCTTCATTGAGCACAAGGGTCTCTATGGAACTAAGGGGCCTGTACCAAAGGATGAGTATGAGGTCCCCCTGGGAGTGGCAGATGTTAAGAGAAGGGGGAAGGATGTAACAGTTGTTGCCACAGCAGCTATGGTCCACAAGTCCCTTGCAGTGGCTGAAAGGCTCTCGAGAGAGGGGATAGATGTTGAAGTCATAGATCCGAGGACATTGAAGCCTATCGATGCTGATATGATACTCAGCTCAATTAGAAAGACTGGAAGGCTTGTTGTGGTTGATGAGGGCTATCCAAGGTGCAGCTTCGCTACAGATATAGCTGCTATGGCTGCCAGCATGGCCTTCAAGAGCCTCAGGGCTCCTGTAAAGCTGGTAACGCCCCCTGACACGCCTGTTCCCTTTAGCCCAGCCCTCGAGGAAAAGTGGATACCAAGCGAAGCGGATATAGAGAAGGCTATTAGGAGTACCATGGAGGATAAATGA
- a CDS encoding DUF6506 family protein has translation MGERIKAAFIFIAPGAKSDRDSAFVRTPAVDLEVHGVSSYEEAAALAKKLVEDGVSVIELCGGFGNRGVAIVSEAVAGKAKVGAVRFDVHPALGGRSGDELFK, from the coding sequence ATGGGAGAAAGAATAAAGGCTGCTTTCATTTTCATTGCCCCAGGCGCCAAGAGCGATAGGGATAGCGCCTTTGTGAGGACCCCCGCTGTTGATCTTGAGGTCCACGGAGTTAGCAGCTACGAGGAGGCTGCAGCTCTGGCTAAAAAGCTAGTTGAAGATGGAGTTTCTGTAATCGAGCTTTGTGGCGGGTTTGGAAACAGAGGAGTAGCTATTGTATCAGAGGCTGTGGCAGGGAAGGCTAAGGTTGGAGCAGTCAGATTCGATGTTCATCCAGCTCTGGGTGGACGCAGTGGGGATGAACTGTTCAAATAA
- a CDS encoding biotin/lipoyl-containing protein, with protein MVEINVVMPKLGLTMRSGTIVEWLKKEGDMVRKDEALATIETGKISGEIRSPDDGVLKKILRKSGEEVPVGEIVAVIEKE; from the coding sequence ATGGTTGAAATTAATGTGGTCATGCCCAAGCTTGGTTTAACCATGAGGAGCGGAACAATAGTGGAGTGGCTGAAGAAGGAGGGGGATATGGTCAGGAAGGATGAGGCGCTGGCAACAATTGAGACTGGAAAGATTAGTGGAGAGATAAGATCCCCAGATGATGGAGTGCTGAAGAAGATCTTGAGGAAGAGCGGGGAGGAAGTTCCTGTGGGAGAGATAGTAGCAGTAATTGAGAAGGAGTGA
- a CDS encoding dihydrolipoamide acetyltransferase family protein, whose protein sequence is MNQDEEALKFMMEQYDIKEEDVRKRFGKFDRESVERYIEEVFLPKIREKRKIIGIRKTIADNLYRSYSQAVHVTLNMEVSMERLLARREELARSLEKPPSLTVMIGKAASAALKEFPTFNATFDGKEIAIYDDVNIAFAVDSPFGLFTPVIRGVERRSIDELSREFEDAAERARRGMLKEKDFVGGTFTITNLGMFGVFTFNPIINPPQVAILGVNTVFEKPVRGEKNEIEWRKSSFLSLTFDHRINDGAPAARFLDRIKHYIENPDEVRWSGE, encoded by the coding sequence ATGAATCAAGACGAGGAAGCTCTGAAATTTATGATGGAGCAGTATGATATTAAGGAGGAAGATGTTAGGAAAAGATTTGGAAAGTTTGATAGAGAAAGTGTAGAGAGATACATTGAAGAAGTGTTCCTACCAAAGATCAGGGAGAAAAGGAAGATAATAGGAATTAGGAAGACAATTGCTGATAATCTCTACAGAAGCTACAGCCAGGCTGTTCATGTGACGCTGAACATGGAAGTTAGCATGGAGAGGCTTCTGGCAAGGAGGGAGGAGCTGGCAAGGAGCCTGGAGAAACCTCCCTCGCTTACAGTTATGATAGGAAAGGCTGCTTCAGCTGCACTAAAGGAATTTCCAACCTTCAATGCCACATTTGATGGAAAGGAGATTGCCATATATGATGATGTGAACATTGCCTTTGCAGTTGATTCTCCCTTTGGTCTGTTCACTCCAGTCATTAGAGGAGTTGAGAGAAGGAGCATTGATGAGTTGAGCAGGGAGTTCGAGGACGCAGCAGAGAGGGCCAGAAGGGGGATGCTGAAGGAGAAGGATTTCGTGGGTGGGACGTTTACAATAACCAATCTGGGAATGTTTGGTGTGTTCACATTCAATCCAATAATAAATCCTCCACAGGTGGCAATACTTGGAGTGAACACTGTATTCGAGAAGCCTGTGAGGGGAGAGAAGAATGAGATTGAGTGGAGGAAGAGCAGCTTCCTATCCCTCACATTCGATCACAGGATAAATGATGGGGCTCCTGCTGCGAGGTTTCTTGATAGGATAAAGCACTATATTGAAAATCCCGATGAGGTGAGGTGGAGCGGAGAGTAG
- a CDS encoding Lin0512 family protein, whose translation MVEVGMGVDQHGQDPTKAAVKAIKDAMSRVCIPYLVSEGKLRDFAVEVEVGVPRSKEVRLKDLEDAIQIGKLRSLKVVEGGLSTACVEMKELGDRSSEMIIAVASITVLVRE comes from the coding sequence TTGGTAGAGGTAGGGATGGGTGTAGATCAGCACGGTCAGGATCCTACCAAAGCTGCAGTTAAGGCAATAAAGGATGCAATGTCCAGGGTATGCATACCATATCTGGTGAGCGAGGGAAAGCTTAGGGATTTTGCTGTAGAAGTTGAAGTGGGGGTTCCCCGAAGCAAGGAAGTGAGATTGAAGGATCTGGAGGATGCCATACAAATAGGAAAGTTAAGATCACTGAAGGTTGTTGAAGGTGGGCTGAGCACAGCATGTGTTGAAATGAAAGAGCTTGGAGATAGGAGCAGTGAGATGATAATCGCTGTTGCCTCAATCACAGTGCTGGTGAGGGAATGA
- a CDS encoding NAD(+)/NADH kinase, which yields MSLAKPVGLIANPASGRDIRRLVAHASVIDNVEKANIVRRIIAVLDFLGVEEMVVMPETFGITERALSLLPQKPKMKVNFLDMRVNGDWTDTFRASEMMRGNVGAVISIGGDGTNRIIAKAGLDAPLMPISTGTNNVFPYMIEATIAALAVGSVALGAADPARVTFRSKRVELLIDGELRDIALVEISATTHQFIGSKAIWRPDFVREIVASVCAPYNIGLSSIPGAFYEIGQMDEGGAYVLIGDEGDRAVSPIAPGVLREIKVKERKRLSNEELVEIRTSPSVIALDGEREIIVRGEERVRAKITRNGARVIDYRKAIMEGFAGGLLSSSFHSSLQDK from the coding sequence ATGAGCTTGGCAAAGCCTGTGGGCCTGATCGCGAATCCAGCTTCTGGTAGAGATATAAGGAGATTGGTTGCGCATGCCAGCGTGATAGATAACGTTGAGAAGGCAAACATTGTTCGGAGAATAATTGCTGTGCTTGATTTTTTAGGTGTGGAGGAAATGGTAGTTATGCCTGAAACATTTGGAATTACTGAGAGAGCTCTGAGCCTCCTTCCACAGAAGCCCAAAATGAAGGTGAATTTTCTTGATATGAGGGTCAATGGGGATTGGACAGATACGTTTAGAGCATCGGAAATGATGAGGGGGAATGTGGGAGCAGTCATAAGCATAGGTGGTGATGGAACCAATAGGATCATTGCAAAAGCTGGACTGGATGCTCCACTAATGCCAATATCCACGGGAACAAACAACGTCTTTCCGTATATGATTGAAGCAACTATAGCTGCTCTAGCAGTGGGCTCTGTTGCACTTGGAGCTGCTGATCCTGCCAGGGTAACTTTCAGATCAAAGAGAGTTGAGCTGCTGATCGATGGAGAGCTTCGGGATATTGCTCTAGTAGAGATCAGTGCAACAACACATCAGTTCATAGGATCCAAGGCTATCTGGAGGCCGGACTTCGTAAGAGAGATCGTTGCCTCTGTTTGTGCTCCTTACAACATAGGGCTTAGCTCAATACCTGGAGCTTTCTATGAGATAGGCCAGATGGATGAGGGGGGAGCATATGTGCTCATTGGAGATGAGGGGGATAGAGCTGTCTCTCCAATTGCTCCAGGCGTTCTCAGAGAGATCAAAGTGAAGGAGAGGAAAAGGCTGAGCAATGAGGAGCTCGTTGAAATTAGAACTTCCCCCAGCGTCATAGCGCTGGATGGAGAGAGGGAGATCATTGTTAGAGGAGAGGAAAGGGTCAGGGCTAAGATTACAAGAAATGGAGCAAGAGTCATAGATTACAGGAAGGCGATAATGGAGGGCTTTGCTGGAGGGCTTCTCTCTTCCTCCTTTCATTCTTCTCTCCAGGACAAGTAG